A section of the Salmo salar chromosome ssa05, Ssal_v3.1, whole genome shotgun sequence genome encodes:
- the LOC106605350 gene encoding dynactin subunit 3, giving the protein MFCNCAQSPVLRRYKDPNPFVVLSESRMDRKVEVDNLETRLETLESRIYGERRNKGGKPVKCADSLSRVQAALANTANKRERVKILHKKIEDLLKYLDPQFTDHITVPDAMKLEFILAEEDFLLCQATLLEQVSNLQPLLDSNYIRDVPEHATKLQRLSQIHIKEQDQTEAQSLEVKKLFEEYNKMMFLLSKQFTQWDESLRKVEEAKGIRQVE; this is encoded by the exons ATGTTTTGCAATTGTGCGCAGTCGCCTGTTCTACGTCGTTACAAGGATCCAAATCCATTTGTTGTGCTCTCTGAATCAAGAATGGATAGGAAAGTTGAAGTGGATAACCTCGAAACGCGTCTTGAGACGCTGGAAAGTCGTATATACGGTGAAAGAAGGAACAAGGGAGGGAAACCCGTGAAG TGCGCGGATTCCCTCTCCAGAGTTCAGGCCGCCCTTGCAAACACTGCAAATAAGAGGGAACGAGTGAAGATTCTACACAAAAAGA TTGAGGACCTGCTGAAGTATCTGGACCCTCAGTTCACTGACCACATCACTGTTCCTGATGCCATGAAGCTGGAATTCATCCTTGCTG AGGAGGACTTCCTGCTTTGCCAGGCCACCCTTCTGGAGCAGGTGAGCAACCTCCAGCCACTATTGGACAGCAACTACATCAGAG ATGTGCCAGAGCATGCCACCAAGCTACAGCGTTTGTCTCAGATTCACATCAAAGAGCAG GACCAAACTGAAGCCCAGTCCCTAGAGGTGAAGAAACTGTTTGAGGAGTACAACAAAATG ATGTTCCTGCTGTCCAAGCAGTTCACCCAGTGGGATGAGAGCCTGCGGAAAGTGGAGGAGGCAAAGGGCATCCGTCAAGTGGAGTAG